A region from the Ammospiza nelsoni isolate bAmmNel1 chromosome 1, bAmmNel1.pri, whole genome shotgun sequence genome encodes:
- the NBEAL2 gene encoding LOW QUALITY PROTEIN: neurobeachin-like protein 2 (The sequence of the model RefSeq protein was modified relative to this genomic sequence to represent the inferred CDS: inserted 1 base in 1 codon): MASSRERLCELWMLYFAKKDLSYLQQWLEAFVTSFERVIALPSLEPRRPEEPGSEIPALPREVLQVLSQRLGHCVALGTQGTGLGQALLLLKFFIIICRNLENIQPDRSPGCLPHVLRLLRLCGSQLRSLPGDEQSRAQLENGAQLEKGTQPVNGTQLESHGNGAQLENGAQMEKRTQLEKGTRPENGAQLESRAQLENGMLHALHLCECFLDPYQTWRRQLSGESISAKEKSKYKFAPAPLPPEFGAFFQESFQGGKQLPETIQLRIIHLFGAILSGSKPNALQAITPAALDVLLGVLQRGGGGAAASPALLEVTLRSVVAAVHVLHGSSPGAGPVSLRSLLDGFFRVLNSHLPAPPGGLVALRVLMLDAIPAMLRCQDRPVLQAVFLSNNCFEHIIRLLQNSKVTASSSDAIAVHALRVLTAIMSNSPSAKEVFKERIGYTHLYEVLRSQGQPTQHLLQELLNMAVEGDHSSFPVRPIRNEQPLLILLAWLPALECRDLQQFLSAWLRRLCEASLPSRLTCVKAGMVGSLLAALATEPALPSACSQNLLELLRSLGSLSIRPGELRQLLRLLRRERGRGPHPYVAPVIRALSGMARGEGPPRALQSFDLSPGMAGIMVPTIQKWPGGAFAFHAWLCLSEEEPEPPARPKRRQLYSFFTAGGTGFEAFFTAGGVLVVAVCTKKDYMTVALPEVAFNDSAWHCVDIVHVAGRRPFGQNIVSIYADGQLRKTAQLRFPSLHESFTSCCIGSAGHRTTTTAAAAASHPPAPHGPELVFTQHPVLGRSQSVPATLGPHSWTPTQLPTEGVVATTAAGSQDTEWGSPTSLEGHLGSVAIFCEALQQAQVKALFCAGPNVTSPFTLEGDLVELSSKLLLYYTPQACRNNICLDLSPSHSLDGRLTGHKVVNWDIKDVVNCVGGMGVLLPLLEQVVSKTEEPEDEQETNDLVGPELTSSRNAPGMLIPLGKSSESRLERNSVAAFLLLVKNFLRNHAVNQESLVQCHGPAIIGALLHKVPGTLLDMSTLVASQILMEQVASEGSGLLLHLLYQHLLFDFRIWSNSDFAVRLGHIQYLASVVKDHKQRVRKKYGVQFILDSIRIYYGSAAPRGCREKTAATDDIRTVQTSLFSLVKDFFCRSFSGEEMQSLLNYLAGAQDEQQVCGALEVIHSLLKGSPAQEQLFAFLFEPGHVELLFSLLVQKRFSDEVRERVFKVLYKMLKYEKVPERSKSRLKLKDIGYHGLISYLSDIPGSMLLFRCLSEQVLGADPPNYKDLVAVVYLSHRAELSIRLDICRKLFHLIYAQQDLVKQLARLAGWQDTLTKLYVKESASLTSPSPRAAAPSPSTPTTSSPSTPRTGPAARPPTPATVPPXDGVYHPLSPFSTSPFDLGLDLASTSSMATAESGTQTPASGPGTPSPLESFKPFPGMRARKSSSLSNVLDESSYQDVLPSDNVSNTSNPQQTPEEELCNLLTNIIFSVTWRGVEGWDEAAWRERGQVFSVLTKLGTACELVRPPDEIKRSLLEMMLESALTDLKESGPAALPGLTHNALKLLRLLQDFLFSEGHNNQALWSEKIYEGVSSLLDKLGVWHHLANGTSDLKEMAQTGLRVLVGYILLQDPQLHSLAYVKLHSLLQTTSAPRRDEACYLLGKLETPLRRSLDSRSEAFSWLVPIIRTLMDQCYETLQLQQFLPSLPPTNGSPTFYEDFQLFCTTPEWRGFIEKHVQPTMAQFEMDTFARSHDLMSNFWNACYDAMMSSSQRREQEKAASRKLFQELVLEPAAKRCKAENARHANVLKQTNNQHSTVLKQWRSLCRLLTSPRSAWADRNPPEVRWKLSSAETYSRMRLKLVPNLNFDQHLEASALRDNLGEVKLLPAQGPSLPLAMAKEAKVSELEDDQLAEEDLPVLDNQAEPKEQSQGEKLVVSEDCELITTVAVVPGRLEVTTQHVYFYDGSSEKEETEGGIGYDFKRPLSHLREVHLRRYNLRRSALELFFIDQANYFLNFRKKVGTPSSPPSSLPGPRLCPSSGSSFCPLQVRNKVYSSILGLRPPNQTYFGSRSPQELLKASGLTQKWVLREISNFEYLMQLNTIAGRTYNDLSQYPVFPWILRDYVSETLDLTNPAVFRDLSKPIGVANERHARDVKEKYESFEDPTGTVDKFHYGTHYSNAAGVMHYLIRTEPFTTLHIQLQSGRFDCSDRQFHSVPAAWQARMENPVDVKELIPEFFYFPEFLENQNGFDLGCLQLSNEKVGDVVLPRWARSREDFIQQHRKALESEYVSAHLHEWIDLIFGYKQRGPAAVEALNVFYYCTYEGAVDLDAITDETQRKALEGIISNFGQTPCQLLKEPHPARLSAESAARRLATLDTRSPNVFENLGQLKSFFVEGISDGVALVQAVVPKNQAHSFITQGSPDILVTVSANGLLGTHNWLPYDKNISNYFSFTKDPTVTNAKTQRFLQGPFAPGADLSSRTLAVSPDGKLLFSGGHWDNSLRVTSLAKGKVVGHITRHIDVVTCLSLDLCGIYLISGSRDTTCMVWQVLQQGGFSSGLAPKPVQVLYGHDAEVTCVAISTELDMAVSGSKDGTIITHTVRRGLFIRSLRPPGESCPPAVLSHLAVGPEGQVVAQTSVGQPSCSKVRPGVPMRFALHLYSVNGKLLSSVPLDREVTAMCLTEDFVVLGTSECGLEIRELQSLRAAVPPVPMRVPVCSVSVTKEKSHILVGLEDGKLIVVGAGQPAEVRPGQFHRRLWRSTRRISQVSAGETEYNPAEGRA, from the exons ATGGCTTCTTCCCGGGAGCGCCTGTGCGAGCTCTGGATGCTCTACTTCGCCAAG AAGGACCTGTCCTACCTGCAACAGTGGCTGGAGGCCTTCGTCACCAGCTTCGAGAGGGTCATCGCCCTGCCCTCGCTGGAGCCCCGCAG GCCCGAGGAGCCGGGCTCCGAGATCCCGGCGCTGCCGcgggaggtgctgcaggtgctgagcCAGCGGCTGGGACACTGcgtggccctggggacacagggcacggggctgggccaggccctgctgctgctcaagtTCTTCATCATCATCTGCAG GAACCTGGAGAACATCCAGCCCGACCGGAGCCCCGGCTGCCTCCCGCACGTGCTGCGGCTGCTGCGGCTCTGCGGGAGCCAG CTGCGGAGCCTCCCGGGGGACGAGCAGAGCCGGGCACAGCTGGAAaatggggcacagctggaaaaggggacacagccagtaaatgggacacagctggagagCCATGGAaatggggcacagctggaaaaTGGGGCACAGATGGAGAAGAGGacacagctggagaagggaaCACGGCCAGAAaatggggcacagctggagagcCGGGCACAGCTGGAGAACGGGATGCTGCACGCCCTGCACCTCTGCGAGTGCTTCCTCGACCCCTACCAGACCTGGCGGCGGCAGCTGAGCGG GGAATCCATCAGTGCCAAGGAGAAGAGCAAATACAAGTTTgcccccgccccgctgccccccgAGTTCGGTGCCTTTTTCCAAG aGAGTTTCCAAGGCGGGAAGCAGCTCCCAGAAACAATCCAGCTCCGGATTATCCATCTTTTTGGAGCCATCCTCTCCGGATCCAAG CCCAACGCGCTCCAGGCCATCACGCCCGCGGCTCTGGACGTTCTCCTGGGGGTTCTgcagcgcggcggcggcggggccgcggcgtCGCCGGCGCTGCTGGAGGTGACGCTGCGCTCCGTGGTGGCCGCGGTGCACGTCCTGCACGGCTCCAGCCCCGGCGCCGGCCCCGTGTCCCTGCGGAGCCTCCTGGACGGCTTCTTCAGGGTGCTCAACTCCCACCTGCCCGCGCCGCCCGGCGGCCTCGTCGCCCTGCGCGTGCTCATGCTGG ATGCCATCCCGGCCATGCTGAGGTGCCAGGACCGGCCGGTGCTCCAGGCCGTGTTCCTCAGCAACAACTGCTTCGAGCACATCATCCGCCTGCTCCAGAACAGCAAG gtcactgccagcagctccgACGCCATCGCTGTCCACGCCCTCAGGGTGCTCACGGCCATCATGAGCAACTCGCCCTCGGCCAAG GAGGTGTTCAAGGAGCGCATTGGCTACACCCACCTCTACGAGGTGCTGAGGAGCCAGGGCCAGCCCACCCAGcatctgctccaggagctcctcaaCATG gcagtGGAGGGCGaccacagctccttcccagtgCGTCCCATCCGCAACGAGCAGCCCCTGCTGATCCTGCTGGCGTGGCTGCCGGCGCTGGAGTGCCGGGATCTCCAGCAGTTCCTGTCGGCGTGGCTGCGGCGCCTCTGCGAGgcctccctgcccagccgccTCACCTGCGTCAAGGCGGGCATGGTGGGCTCCCTGCTGGCCGCCCTGGCCACCGAGCCAGCTCTTCCCAGCGCCTGCTCCCAAaacctgctggagctgctgcgctccctgggcagcctctccATCCGGCCCGGGGAGCTGCGGCAGCTCCTGCGGCTGCTGCGGcgcgagcggggccgggggccgcATCCCTACGTGGCTCCGGTCATCCGGGCGCTGTCCGGCATGGCCAGGGGCGAGGGGCCTCCCCGGGCACTGCAGAGCTTCGACCTGAGCCCCGGCATGGCCGGCATCATGGTGCCCACCATCCAGAAGTGGCCCGGTGGCGCCTTCGCCTTCCACgcctggctgtgcctgagcGAGGAGGAGCCGGAGCCGCCAGCGAGGCCGAAGAGGAGGCAGCTCTACAG CTTCTTCACGGCGGGCGGGACGGGCTTCGAGGCGTTCTTCACCGCGGGCGGCGTGCTGGTGGTGGCCGTGTGCACCAAGAAGGATTACATGACAGTGGCACTGCCCGAGGTTGCCTTCAATGACTCTGCTTGG CACTGCGTTGACATTGTCCACGTTGCCGGCCGCCGGCCCTTCGGCCAGAACATCGTCAGCATCTACGCCGACGGACAACTGCGGAAAACGGCACAGCTCCGCTTCCCCTCCCTCCACGAG TCCTTCACCTCCTGCTGCATCGGCTCTGCTGGCCACCGGACCACCACGacggccgccgccgctgccaGCCACCCTCCGGCACCCCACGGGCCGGAGCTGGTCTTCACCCAACACCCCGTGCTGGGGCGCTCCCAGTCCGTCCCTGCCACCCTCGGTCCCCACTCCTGGACCCCCACCCAGCTGCCCACGGAGGGGGTGGTGGCCACCACGGCAGCGGGAAGCCAGGACACGGAGTGGGGCAGCCCCACCTCGCTGGAGGGTCACCTGGGCTCCGTGGCCATCTTCTGTGAGGCTCTGCAGCAAGCCCAGGTCAAGGCTCTCTTCTGTGCAG GACCAAATGTCACATCCCCGTTCACACTGGAAGGGGACCTGGTGGAGCTCAGCAGTAAACTCTTGCTGTACTATACCCCCCAG GCCTGCAGGAACAACATCTGCCTGGACCTCTCCCCCAGCCACAGCTTGGACGGGAGGCTGACGGGACACAAGGTGGTCAACTGGGACATCAAG gACGTGGTCAACTGCGTGGGTGGGATGGGggtgctcctgcccctgctcgAGCAGGTGGTGTCCAAGACAGAGGAGCCTGAGGATGAGCAGGAGACCAACGACCTGGTGGGGCCGGAGCTGACATCCTCCAGGAACGCCCCGGGCATGCTCATCCCGCTGGGAAAGTCCTCAG agagcagacTGGAGAGGAACAGCGTGGCCgccttcctgctgctggtgaAGAACTTCCTGCGGAACCACGCCGTGAACCAGGAGAGCCTGGTGCAGTGCCACGGGCCGGCCATCATCGGAGCGCTGCTGCACAAG GTCCCTGGCACGCTGCTGGACATGAGCACCCTGGTGGCCTCGCAGATCCTCATGGAGCAGGTGGCCTCCGAGGGCAGCGGGCTCCTGCTGCACCTCCTCTACCAACACCTGCTCTTTGATTTCCGCATCTGGAGCAACAGCGACTTCGCCGTGCGCTTag GTCACATCCAGTACCTGGCCAGCGTGGTCAAGGACCACAAGCAGCGCGTCCGCAAGAAGTACGGGGTGCAGTTCATCCTGGACTCCATCCGGATCTACTACGGGTCAGCTGCTCCACGGGGCTG CAGGGAGAAGACCGCGGCCACCGATGACATCAGGACGGTGCAGACATCCCTTTTCAGCCTGGTGAAGGATTTCTTCTGCAGGAGCTTCTCCGGGGAGGAGATGCAGAGCTTGCTGAACTACCTGGCAGGGGCACAGGATGAGCAGCAG GTGTGTGGGGCGCTGGAGGTGATCCACAGCCTGCTGAagggctccccagcccaggagcagctcttcgCCTTCCTCTTCGAGCCAGGCCACGTGGAGCTGCTCTTCTCCCTGCTGGTGCAGAAGAGGTTCTCGGATGAAGTGAGGGAAAGGGTCTTCAAG GTTCTCTACAAGATGCTGAAGTACGAGAAGGTCCCCGAGCGCAGCAAGAGCCGCCTGAAGCTGAAGGACATCGGGTACCACGGGCTCATCTCCTACCTCAGCGACATTCCCGGCTCCATGCTGCTCTTCCGCTGCCTCTCGGAGCAGGTCCTGGGGGCAG ACCCTCCCAACTACAAGGACCTGGTGGCCGTGGTGTACCTGTCCCACCGGGCTGAGCTGAGCATCCGACTCGACATCTGCCGCAAG ctcttccaCCTGATCTATGCGCAGCAGGACCTGGTGAAGCagctggccaggctggctggctggcaggACACGCTCACCAAGCTCTACGTGAAGGAGTC GGCTTCTCTGACCTCTCCATCTCCCCGAGCGGCCGCACCAAGTCCTTCCACTCCTACAACTTCAAGTCCTTCGACTCCTCGGACCGGGCCAGCCGCTCGTCCTCCAACCCCGGCGACGGTCCCGC TCGACGGCGTCTACCACCCGCTGTCCCCCTTCTCCACGTCGCCCTTCGACCTGGGGCTGGACCTGGCCAGCACCAGCTCCATGGCCACGGCCGAGAGCGGCACCCAGACCCCGGCCAGCGGCCCCGGCACCCCCTCACCCCTGGAGAGCTTCAAGCCCTTCCCGGGAATGCGAGCGCGCAAGAGCTCCAGCCTGTCCAACGTCCTGGACGAGAGCAGCTACCAGGACGTGCTGCCCAGCGACAACGTCTCCAACACCAGCAACCCCCAG CAAACCCCCGAGGAGGAGCTGTGCAACCTCCTGACCAACATCATCTTCTCGGTGACGTGGCGCGGGGTGGAGGGCTGGGACGAGGCGGCCTGGAGGGAGCGGGGCCAGGTCTTCTCCGTGCTCACCAAGCTGGGCACGGCCTGCGAGCTGGTGCGGCCCCCGGACGAGATCAAGCGCAG cctgCTGGAGATGATGCTGGAGTCGGCGCTGACCGACCTGAAGGAGTCGGGCCCGGCCGCGCTGCCCGGGCTCACCCACAACGCCCTGAAGCTGCTGCGGCTGCTCCAGGATTTCCTCTTCTCCGAGGGACACAACAACCAGGCCCTGTGGAGCGAGAAG ATCTACGAGGGGGTCAGCAGCCTGCTGGACAAGCTGGGCGTGTGGCACCACCTGGCCAACGGCACCTCGGACCTGAAGGAGATGGCGCAGACGGGGCTGCGGGTGCTCGTGGGGTACATCCTGCTGCAGGACCCCCAG ctgcactCCCTGGCCTACGTGAAGCTGCACAGCCTCCTGCAGACCACGTCGGCCCCGCGCAGGGACGAGGCCTGTTACCTGCTGGGCAAGCTGGAGACGCCCCTGCGGCGCTCCCTGGACTCCAGGTCGGAGGCCTTCTCCTGGCTGGTGCCCATCATCCGCACGCTGATGGATCAGTGCTACGAgaccctgcagctgcagcagttccTGCCCTCGCTGCCCCCCACCAACGGCAGCCCCACCTTCTACGAGGACTTCCAGCTCTTCTGCACCACCCCGGAGTGGAGGGGCTTCATCGAGAAGCAC GTGCAGCCCACCATGGCCCAGTTTGAGATGGACACGTTTGCCAGGAGCCACGACCTGATGTCCAATTTCTGGAATGCCTGTTACGATGCCATGATGAGCAGCTCGCAGCGCCGGGAGCAGGAGAAGGCGGCCAGCCGCAAGTTGTTCCAG gagctggtgctggagccGGCGGCCAAGCGCTGCAAGGCGGAGAACGCGCGGCACGCCAACGTCCTCAAGCAGACCAACAACCAGCACAGCACCGTGCTCAAGCAGTGGCGCTCCCTGTGCCGCCTGCTCACCTCGCCCCGCTCCGCCTGGGCCGACCG GAACCCACCCGAGGTTCGCTGGAAGCTGTCGAGTGCCGAGACCTACTCCAGGATGAGGCTGAAGCTGGTGCCCAACCTCAATTTTGACCAACACTTGGAGGCCAGCGCCCTGCGGGACAATCTGGGTgaggtg aagctgctcccagctcagggtcCT TCCCTCCCGCTCGCCATGGCCAAGGAGGCCAAGGTGAGCGAGCTGGAGGATGACCAGCTGGCCGAGGAGGACCTCCCTGTCCTGGACAACCA ggctgagcccaaggagcagagccagggggaGAAGCTGGTGGTGTCGGAGGACTGCGAGCTCATCACGACGGTGGCCGTGGTCCCTGGGCGCCTGGAGGTGACAACCCAGCACGTTTATTTCTACGACGGCAGCAGCGAGAAGGAGGAGACGGAGGGAG GGATCGGCTACGACTTCAAGCGCCCCTTGTCCCACCTGCGCGAGGTCCACCTGCGCCGCTACAACCTGCGCCGCTCCGCCCTCGAGCTCTTCTTCATCGACCAGGCCAACTACTTCCTCAACTTCAGAAAGAAGGTGGGGACCCCCtcatcccctcccagctccctcccagggcCACGGCTCTGCCCGAGCTCCGGCAGCTCCTTCTGTCCCCTCCAGGTGAGGAACAAGGTGTATTCCAGCATCCTTGGCCTGCGGCCCCCCAACCAGACCTACTTCGGCAGCCGGtccccccaggagctgctcaaaGCCTCGGGGCTCACACAG AAATGGGTCCTGCGGGAGATCTCCAACTTTGAGTACCTCATGCAGCTGAACACCATCGCGGGGCGCACCTACAACGACCTGTCCCAGTACCCCGTG TTCCCCTGGATCCTGCGGGATTATGTCTCGGAGACCCTGGACCTCACCAACCCGGCCGTGTTCCGGGACCTGTCCAAGCCCATCGGCGTGGCCAACGAGCGGCACGCCCGCGACGTCAAGGAGAA GTACGAGAGCTTCGAGGACCCCACGGGCACGGTGGACAAGTTCCACTACGGCACTCACTACTCCAACGCCGCCGGGGTCATGCACTACCTGATCCGCACCGAGCCCTTCACCACGCTCCACATCCAGCTGCAGAGTGGCAG GTTTGACTGCTCGGACCGGCAGTTCCACTCGGTGCCGGCGGCGTGGCAAGCCCGCATGGAGAACCCGGTGGATGTCAAGGAGCTCATCCCAGAGTTCTTCTACTTCCCAGAGTTCCTGGAGAACCAGAACG GCTTTGACCtgggctgcctccagctctcCAATGAGAAGGTTGGGGACGTGGTGCTGCCGCGGTGGGCGCGCTCCCGCGAGGACTTCATCCAGCAGCACCGCAAAGCCCTG GAGTCAGAATATGTCTCCGCCCACCTCCACGAGTGGATCGACCTCATTTTTGGGTACAAGCAGCGCGGCCCTGCCGCCGTGGAGGCCCTCAACGTCTTCTACTACTGCACCTACGAGG GGGCTGTGGACCTGGACGCCATCACCGACGAGACGCAGCGCAAGGCTCTGGAGGGCATCATCAGCAACTTTGGGCAGACGCCTTGCCAGCTGCTCAAG GAGCCGCACCCCGCCCGGCTGTCGGCGGAGAGCGCCGCCCGCAGGCTGGCCACCCTCGACACCCGCTCCCCCAACGTCTTCGAGAACCTGGGCCAGCTCAAGTCCTTCTTTGTGGAG ggcaTCAGCGATGGGGTGGCCCTGGTGCAGGCCGTGGTCCCCAAGAACCAGGCACATTCCTTCATCACTCAGGGATCCCCCGACATCCTG gtCACCGTGAGTGCCAACGGCTTGTTGGGGACCCATAACTGGCTGCCCTACGACAAGAACATCTCCAACTACTTCAGCTTCACCAAAGACCCCACTGTCACCAACGCCAA GACCCAGCGGTTCCTGCAGGGCCCCTTCGCCCCCGGGGCCGACCTGAGCTCGCGCACGCTGGCCGTGTCCCCTGATGGGAAGCTGCTGTTCAGCGGGGGACACTGGGACAACAGCCTCCGTGTCACCTCGCTGGCCAAAGGCAAGGTGGTGGGGCACATCACCCGGCACATAG ATGTTGTCACCTGCCTGTCGCTCGACCTGTGTGGCATCTACCTCATTTCTGGCTCACGGGACACCACCTGCATGGTGTGGCAGGTCCTACAGCAG GGTGGCTTTTCCAGCGGCTTGGCTCCCAAACCCGTCCAGGTGCTGTACGGCCATGACGCCGAGGTGACGTGTGTGGCCATCAGCACCGAGCTGGACATGGCCGTGTCCGGCTCCAAG gaCGGCACCATCATCACCCACACCGTGCGCCGGGGTCTCTTCATCCGCTCCCTGCGGCCGCCCGGCGAGAGCTGTCCCCCCGCCgtcctgtcccacctggccgTGGGGCCCGAGGGACAGGTGGTGGCCCAAACCTCCGTGGGGCAGCCCTCCTGCTCCAAGGTACGTCCAGGTGTCCCCATG AGGTTCGCGCTGCACCTGTACTCGGTGAACGGGAAGCTCCTGTCCTCCGTCCCGCTGGACCGGGAGGTGACAGCCATGTGCCTGACCGAGGACTTCGTGGTGCTGGGGACCTCGGAGTGCGGCCTGGAGATCCGTGAGCTCCAGAG CCTGAGGGCGGCCGTGCCCCCCGTGCCCATGCGGGTGCCCGTGTGCAGCGTGTCCGTCACCAAGGAGAAGAGCCACAtcctggtggggctggaggaTGGAAAACTCATCGTGGTGGGCGCTGGGCAGCCCGCGGAG GTGCGGCCGGGCCAGTTCCACCGGCGGCTGTGGCGCTCCACGCGGCGAATCTCCCAGGTGTCGGCCGGAGAG